atacggaggtagagcttaacctcggaaggcagaatggtagccttatgcaagaagtaaaagggcaaaatgataatagaatttcttagctgatagcggattgcgttattgcgactgctggggatactgtgtcaGCTGGGGACACTGTGTGCGGATAgaagctgtgagtaagtgcacagttctgagagttgtatttctgagcaatgtgagtctcgtgagtgtatagtatattcgatgattttgcaactcaagttcctgcatccaaagaaaaatggtgagttttgtaaagagggGAGGTTATTTCGTATTCCCGctagctctgcttgacctgctcgacttTAATCTGGTGATATtgcatgtatcattggggtagcattgccaaacaaggcaattttggtaataaacatgcatgatttagtaaaggcaTACATAAAAACATAAtcaagaatagttttcttttgataaaccaacgactgcgacgtggttcaagacattgcaacccttcttgttacggaattttgaaggtcctcctcaaaattctgccccagtttactgggttgatgcTTTTAACTGTTGTTTGCgacgattggctgaaattactttggaattttgagggtcctcctcaaaattctgccccagtttccaatttcgggggaaataaaaaatttattgcattgtgaccgaacccatagggctgcctacgtatcccctcttaaaggagaatcaggtcagacgtagttcaaattacatcatataggaaagcataaagattacacatagtaatgcttgactgtATCCGAATTAATtgactttggccagacttctccgtccatttctgcaagtattagggctcctcctgtcaaaacccggtgaaccatgtatagaccctgccagttgggaaaGAATTTCCCTTTAGCTtaatcttgatgtggaaagattttctttaacaccagctgccccggtgtgaactgtcttagcttgactcttttgttgaaggctctagacattctgttctgataaagttgaccatgacaaactgcattcatcctctttccgtcTATGAGTGCTAGCTGCTCATAACACtttttcacccactctgcgtTGTTGAGCTTAGCTTCCTATATGATCCtcagggagggaatttctacctcggcaggaatgactgcttctgtaccataaaccagcatatagggggttgccctagTTGATATGCGGACTGTGGTGTGGTACCCtagaagagcaaatgataacttctcgtgccattgtttatgcttctctatcattttcctcaatatcttcttgatattcttattggcggctacTGCTCCATTCATCTGGGGTCTGTAGGCTATAGAATTCCTGTGTCTGATTCTGAAAGtgtcacacatggctttcatcaagtcactgttgaggttggagccgttgtcggtaatgattgactctggaatcccgaatcgacaaacaatgccgtcgcggacaaagtctaccaCGACCTTCTTGATTACTGCTCTATAAGATGCTGCTTCagcccatttggtaaaatagtcaatTGTTACCAAGATAAACCTaagcccgtttgatgcggcacgttcgattggtccaataacatccattccccaggcggcgaacgaccatggtgagcttgttgcattaagctcatttggaggtacctttatcatgtctgcatgtatctgacagcggtggcatttccagacatactggatgcagtccgttttcatagtcatccaaaagtaaccagcacggagtatcttctttgctaagacaaaaccgttcatatgtagatcgcaggtccctgcatgaatatCCTCTAATAgcttggatgcttcttttgcgtcgacacaccttagtaatcccaaatcaggagtcctcctatacaggattcctccactgtgaaagaaattattggataacctctgaagtgtgcgcttctgggTGGGATTTGCAAgttccgggtattctcctttcgccaagtattctttgatatcatgaaaccaaggcttttcgtctgcttcttcttcaacttgAGCACAATAGGCTTGCTGATCATGGACCTTTACCAGAATATGATCAATGAAGtttttatctggatgttgtatcatagagggCAGGGttgccaatgcatcggcgaactcattctggactctgggaacatattggaattccatatttgtgaacctctttctcaattcttgtacatagtgcagatacgagagtatcttggagttcttggttacCCATTCTTCCCGGatctgatgtataagtaggtctgaatctccgatcactagcaaatCTTGAATGCTCATGTCagtggccattttgagccctaggatgcagtCTTCATACTTGGCaatattgttggtgcaggaaaacctgagcttggcggacaccggataatgctgaccggtttctgatactaggactgctcctatgccaactcctttgaaatttgctgttccatcgaaaaacattctccagcCGTCATAGGATTtcacaatgtcttctcctatgaacgatacctcttcatcaggaaaatacgtttttaggggttcgtattctccgtccatggggttttcagcaaggtgatctgctagtgcctgtcccttgattgcctccTGAATgacgtaaacaatgtcaaatttgctcaacaggatttgccacttggctagcttgccagtgggcatgggcttctagaagatgtactttaaatgatccatccttgatatgagatatgtagtataggcacagaagtagtgcctcaacttctaagctacccaagtcaaagcacagcaagtgcactctaacagagaataccgggcctcatacggggtaaacttcttactgaggtaatagatgacctattccttcctccctatttcgtcatgctaccccagaacgcaaccgaaatctccatccaatactgcaaggtaaagtaatagaggtctacctgactctggcgggaccaagacagatggtgttgacaagtactccttgattctgttgaaagctttttggcagttatcagtccatttggtagcggcgtccttcttcaacatcttaaagattggctcacagataatcGTAGATTGtactatgaaccggctgatgtagttaagtctccccaagaaactcatcacgtccttcttgttctttggcggcggcaattcttgaatagctttgacctttgatggatccagttctattcctcagcgactcacaatgaaccaaGTAGTTTCCCaacaggaaccccgaatgcacactttgcgggattcagtttcaggttgtaccttctcaatctattgaagaacttcctcaaatcttccatgtgattagtggcctttttggacttgatgataacatcgtctatgtatacctctatctccttgtgtatcatatcatggaaaatggtagccatggtcctcatgtaggtggccccagcattctttaatccaaacgacatcatcttgtaacagtatatcccctatggtgtaatgaaagctattttctcagcatcttcttcatccatccagatctgatgatacccagcaaaacaatctacaaatgactgcagctcatgcttggcacaattgtcgatcaggatgtgtatattcggcaaagggaagttgtctttcggactggcccggttgagatcctggtagtcgacacagactctgaccttcccgtccttctttggtactggcacgatgttggctaaccatgttgaatattctactaccttgagaactttagctttgacctgcttagtgacttcttctttgattttcagactcatatcaggattgaactttctgagcttttgctttactggtggacatgttggattggttggcagtttgtgagtcACAATAGATGTAatcagaccagtcatgtcgtcatatgaccaggcgaatatgtcctcatattcccttagaaattctgtgtactcttccttttctgatggtgacaaatggacgctgattcgtgtttctttgacattctctgcatctcccaggttaacgaCCTCAGTCTCatccaagttggacttaggtctgttctcaaaactTTCgatttctttaacaatctcttctggtatatcatcttcatctgaatctatgtctgtttgttgtgttgtctcgttgcatgtcacagttatcgattcatcaagataagtaatagtaatgttgtataagtaaagtaatgagagaaaacaatagtaataagtgttaattcataagaaaaatcaaaatcctttgataaattgcataattgttttaaacattggagatcttattgcaggaattgaaaacatgGGAAAATAAAATCTTTCAGTAAATTAAAACAGTGCATGTTTTAGCCTAGCTACCccaaggctcgtcgggctctggttgtcttgATGGTCTAGTTATTGAGGCGGGCCCTTCTACTTAtggcttgtatggaagggccttccttccccttctcctcgagaacaacataacagtccatgtcattgtcttctaggaacaaattcctcaccgttgcaagtgcttcttcttcttctaaccCATAGATAACTCCGGCCGGTTGGAAAGTCCGCTCCAAGTGTGGTactggctgctctagtggatagtaaggaccgcgccatggtggcgaccagtggttgaattcctcccaggtgcACTCATATCCCAGACTAAAGGTGGTGCtatgcttcttgagttttatgggcttaacGATTCCTTGGAGGCTTttaccgagccctttgccaggttcttacccacaccaattcaatatactctcgatcttgttatcccatcatttgtctttgtcaacagaaTTTACCCtttcgatgtgatggtaagtttctcctcctagcttccttcttccttcgattaaCGAAATGGTCTGGCAactgtatataggattgcttccgtcgccgtgaatgattaccccttaatggttccattcgaatttcactgcctgatgcagtgtcaATGCCacagccccagcagcatgaatccatggtcatcctagcagcagattgtaagatgtcggtacgtctatcacttggaagtcaacatcaaaccaagtttgccccatttgcaaacacagactagtctccccaatggtggatctttgggagtcgtcgaaggctttcacgttgaTAGCTCTGTCCTTTATTTCGTGCAATCCTTTGCCCAATTTCTTAAGTGTTACCAGTGGAAAAATGCTGAGGCTAGAACCCCCATCAATCAGGATCCTGGTGataaagtaatcctcgcattgcacagtgacgTGCAGTGcattgttgtgccccaacccttcaggcggtggcttatcctcatgaaaagtaattttgtgactctccaatactgtccgaccatgttagccatttctccgccagtAATGTTgtttggcacgtatgcttcactcagcaacttcaacagagcattcttgtgtgccttagaattttgtagcaaagcaagtatggagatctgcgccggtgttttgttcaactggtagatgaccgagtattccttgacCTGTAtatttctccaaagatcgtctggacctgtctcaattaTGGATGACCGATTGGAAGCTGCTTtcttgactcagctaggtgttccgGGGTATAGATCCTACCAATTCTCGTCATACCCTATGCGACAACAGTTTCTTCGatcctaaccttgcctttcctccttgcctcaactgtatagtcccatggtatagcctttgtgtgGAATGGTATCGTGGTCGACATCaccactgggatcggcgtggctatctTCACTCTAACGGAGCATGTttcttgggtggtaaaactgcaacttcgaatGGTACAGGTGCATTTGctagagacacgaattcaacctcaattggcacTGGTGTCTTTGCAAATGATGTTGTTTCAAATTCCAGTGGTACTAACATATTTACCTCAGCATCCCCAGAGGGCTGAATCTGGATCACGATCGggttaagagtaactattggtttctttgggtcatcaccttctgtgatcaaactgatcaatccctcgggatcccaatcatcctctatttcaatcatgtgaatgcctccacccttgtggtatGGCAGCGGGTTATTGCGGATATTCGGAGCGTGTTCCTTGTCAtaataatcttgttgtcaatcaaagcctgGATTTTGTCTTTCAAAGAGAGACATTtgtcgatggtgtgtcctttcatgccggaatggtatgcacagaatttgtttggattaacccactgagaagggttctcaggggttaccgcagggataggggtgacgtaaccagtagctttgagtctttcgtacaactggtcaataggttcaacAATGTCTGTGTATTGTTTAGGAGGTCTATGATCGAAATTTGGTCGAgctctaggaaagttttggcatgtaggaggtgattgataacgggatggttgagtattgtaggcttggtaaacatgtgcgggttgggaatatctgggtgaagtagactgatatgtgggaggtggaggtgattgataagtgggtggtagaGCTTGGTATGcgatggtgcttggtagttcggagttggttgatatgtgagtggaggtattgggtaagtttggtatttgatagaagatttggttctctgtgcaaccattacggacCCTACGTCCTTTTTCTTGGACACGCCACCAGACtgcaaagccttatttgtagcttgcaaggcctcgaagttcgtaaccataccgcttttgatgccctcttcgatcctttcaaccaacttgataatgtcagaaaatttatggctctcaatcaatattagtcgttcataatattgcgggtcttgagcccgaacaaagaatttgttcatctgttcctcctctaaggcaggtctgaccttagcagcttcggacctccagcgagtagcatactcgcgaaatatttctgtaggtttcttctttagattctgaatataaaaCACATCCGGCGTATTCTCGGTGTTGAACCTGAACTTGTCCATGAAGttggacgccatgcttacccaatttgaccacttcttcggatcttgacTAAtataccaagacagagcatctcccttcaaactcctcatgaacagcttcatgcggattctctcgtctttccctactccaactagcttgtcacagtaagttctcaaaaggacccttggatcccctgtaccatcaaacatttcgaactttggaggtttgtacccctcgggcagttcgacatcgggttgtatgcaaagatcttcatagtttagcccttcaattcccttacctccttcaacaccttgaattcgtatagtcaatttcttaagttctttatCCAGGTTCCTGATGaacgagtctttatcatcagactcgggtgtgtttgAGACGGGTTAGGTAGAGTGTGACatagtctccacatagatgggggtattatgatgggtgtggaagtggtcatttgtggagttcaagggttctgggatgagcagtgaaGCGTTGTTTGCAGTATGGcaagtgttgcagtggtggtgaagagcgggatggttttgttgctttgggatattttgtggaggtgtgggattttgagcatttgggaagttgacatccggagtggtgagggaaaatgacagatttgccagattccgaacctgatcaagttcctcttggaacttcagcagcttttgttccagttgggatgcattttctttggaaacctgagtaccatgggcatgagtgacctctacccgttcagttgagttctcctttctggtgttgttcggatcttccatcttccctttgttcttgtttctgacaggactaagaggaggagtgggtggagggcccctggatctcgtggaataagatgatgttgttagagtacacgaactaacctttagggaggggaataaataaacaaaaaggtaacaagttagtgag
This sequence is a window from Nicotiana sylvestris chromosome 3, ASM39365v2, whole genome shotgun sequence. Protein-coding genes within it:
- the LOC138887395 gene encoding uncharacterized protein, translating into MDSCCWGCGIDTASGSEIRMEPLRGNHSRRRKQSYIQLPDHFVNRRKKEARRRNLPSHRKDIDSDEDDIPEEIVKEIESFENRPKSNLDETEVVNLGDAENVKETRISVHLSPSEKEEYTEFLREYEDIFAWSYDDMTGLITSIVTHKLPTNPTCPPEAIKGQALADHLAENPMDGEYEPLKTYFPDEEVSFIGEDIVKSYDGWRMFFDGTANFKGVGIGAVLVSETGQHYPVSAKLRFSCTNNIAKYEDCILGLKMATDMSIQDLLVIGDSDLLIHQIREEWVTKNSKILSYLHYVQELRKRFTNMEFQYVPRVQNEFADALATLPSMIQHPDKNFIDHILVKVHDQQAYCAQVEEEADEKPWFHDIKEYLAKGEYPELANPTQKRTLQRLSNNFFHSGGILYRRTPDLGLLRCVDAKEASKLLEDIHAGTCDLHMNGFVLAKKILRAASYRAVIKKVVVDFVRDGIVCRFGIPESIITDNGSNLNSDLMKAMCDTFRIRHRNSIAYRPQMNGAVAANKNIKKILRKMIEKHKQWHEKLSFALLGYHTTVRISTRATPYMLVYGTEAVIPAEVEIPSLRII